Part of the Candidatus Thiothrix putei genome, AGCAGGTCACTTTCCTGCAAGCTAAAATGCAGCAAAGTGCCACACCCGCCAGTGCTAATGAGTGGCAAATCACGGAGGTCGAATTTTTGCTGCAATTAGCAGGGCGGCAATTGCATTTGGCGCAAGATGTTCGCACTGCGATTTCTGCGTTGAAGGAAGCGGATACTTTGTTGGCAAAAGCGGGTTCAGTGAATTACCTGACGGTACGCCAACAGATTGCACGGGATATTTCTGCTTTAGAAGCTGTGCCTGTCCCTGATATTGTGGGCGTTTCCCAACGTATTAATGCGCTGATGCTGGGTTTAAAACCCTTACCAGCCTTGAGTTCGACACCGGTTGCAGGGGAGTCGGTGGCCTTGACTGGCGCGACTGAGGCGGATGTGACCGGCAATTCATTGTGGGCAGACTACAAGCGTAAAGCCTTGGAAACTCTCAACGAGGCAATTGTGATCCGTGAGCACGATAAGCCTTTGCAAATGCAATTGGATGCGGATGCACGCTTACATTTGTTCCAGCTTCTGCAACTGCGGCTCGAAAATCTGCGCTTATTGGTGCTTCAGCGTGATCATGTGGGGTTTCGTGCTCAACTGGGGTTGATTCAGGAAACGCTGAGTGAGTATTACCCGCCTGATCAGGCTAAACCGGTATTAGCGGAGTTGGATGACATCGGTAAGCTGGAATTACAGCCGGTTCTCCCGGATATTTCTGCCAGCCTCAAACAATTGGAAAGTGCACGCCATGCGGAAGCCTCCAGAGTGATACAGGAAGCTGAAAGCAACAATGCCGAGACTAAAAAGGTTGAGACGGGGGATGCAGAGGCTGGTAAAGCAGCAAAACCTGCCAAAACCACGGATAAAGCTAAATCAGAGGGAGGCAAACGCGAATGATGTTTTACCTGATCGTGTTGCTGATCCTGATCGCTCTGATTGTGTGGATGGGGCAAGTGGTATTATCACACCCTGGCATTGCCACCATTACGTGGGGGGTGTGGAGTTTTGAGATGAAGACTGCCACCTTGGCAGCTTTAGTTCTGTTGGCGTGTGTGGGTTTTTACCTGTTGGTGAGTTTGCTGCGTCACGGTTTTGGAATGCGTCGCAGCTTCAGCCGGTTTCGTGCCGCACGGTTGGGGAGCAAGGCTAACCGGGCGCTAACTCAAGGGCTGATTCAGTTAACAGAAGGTCACTGGGATAAAGCAGAAAAATTGTTGGTGGATCATGCACCCTACAGCGATACACCGTTGCTGAATTACTTGGCGGCAGCAAGGGCGGCGCACATGCGTGAAGCTTATGAACGCCGGGATGAGTTGCTCAAACAAGCGATTGAAAGTGATAGTAAAGCCAATGTTGCGGTGGGTGTTTCGCAAGCTGAAATGCAATTCGGTAGTGGGCAGCTAGAACAAGCACACGCTACCTTAGTGCGTTTGCGCGATCTCTCCCCTAAGCATCCTTATGTGCTGAAGTTGCTGGCTAAGGTATTGTATCGGCAAGAAAACTGGGATGCTTTATTGGGTTTGTTGCCCGATTTAGCTAAACAAAACTTGTTGAAAAATGACGACATGAGCAAAGTGCAAGGTGCAACCCTGAAAGCCATGTTTCAGCATTATGCGAAGGCAGGGCAGACCGATAAACTACAGGCTATGTGGAAAAAACTACCCGCTCCGATCCGCGAAAACCACGAAGCTATTCTGCTCTATGCCAAAGCGTTGCACTCCGCCGGGGATGATTTGGCCTGTAATAGCTTTATCAGTAGCATTCTGAACAAACGTTGGGATGATGGGCTGGCTGATTTGTTCGGGCGCACTCAGCACCACAGCCTTGGCAATACTATCCAGCAAGCAGAAAAGTGGCAACTCAGCCAACCTGAGAACAACCCGGCATTGCTGTTGCTATTAGCACGTTTATATAACCAGCAAAAATTGTGGGGAATGGCGAAAAGCTATTACGAAGCCAGCCTTAATCAAGCCCCAAACACGGAGGGCTACCTGGAGTTGGCTGAATTGTTGGAAACGATGAAAGAGCCGGAAAATGCGCAACGCTGTTACCGCATGGGCTTGCGTTATTGCATCCGCAGTGACGGTGAAAAGCTAAATTTAACCCCAACGCAGCGTCCGCAGGTTAACCCGCAGACACCGCCAGCACTAACGCCTTATAACGGCTTATAACGGAAGACGTGCAACACCACTGTCAATCGCTGCCTGGGCGACGGCAGTGGGTACACGTTCGCGTAAGCGCAGATCAAAAGGTTTAGGAATGATGTAATCTTTTCCAAACGTTAACGATGCTAAGCCGTAAGCATCTAGTACATCTTGGGGGACAGGTTCACGTGCTAATGCAGCTAAGGTGTATACGGCTGCTTTGAGCATGTCGATATTGATGCAGCGAGCACGCACATCTAACGCACCCCGGAACAGGAATGGGAAACCGAGTACATTGTTGATTTGGTTAGGGTGATCGCTGCGTCCGGTTGCCATAATCAAGTCACTGCGTAGTGCCAAGGCTACGTTTGGATTAATTTCTGGGTCAGGATTAGACAACGCGAACACAATCGGGTTAGCTGCCATGCTATTGAGCATCTCAATACTCATGATGTCGGGGCCAGACAAACCGATGAACACATCCGCACCTTGACACGCATCCGCCAGCGTATGCTTGTCGGTATCCACCGCATAATCCCGTTTGAAAGTGTTCAAATCCGTGCGCCCGGTATGCAATACACCTTTGCTATCCACCATCAACAGCTTTTGCTTGTTCGCCCCTAATGCTGCCAGCAAATTCATCGAGGCTATCCCCGCCGCGCCTGCACCGACGCACACGATGTTGACTTCTGCCAAGGTTTTGCCCTGAAGTTCCAGCGCATTCATCAAACCCGCCGCAATAATGACTGCCGTGCCATGCTGATCGTCGTGAAATACGGGAATATCGAGCATCGCTTGTAAGCGCTTTTCGATCTCAAAACAGCGTGGCGCGGAAATATCTTCCAGATTAATCCCACCGAAAGTACCCGCAATGTTCCTCACCACGGTGATGAACTCTTCCACATCTTGGGTGGCAACCTCAATATCAAAGACATCGATGTCGGCAAAACGCTTGAATAACAGCCCCTTGCCTTCCATGACGGGTTTGCCAGCGAGTGCGCCGACATTGCCTAAGCCCAGCACTGCTGAGCCATCGGAAATGACGGCAACCAGATTACCTTTGCCAGTGTAACGGTAGGCTGCTTCTGGATCTTTGTGGATTTCGCGTACCGGTTCGGCAACACCGGGAGAATAGGCTAAGGCCAAATCCCGCTGCGTTGCGGTTGGCTTGGTGATGTGGGTGGCAATTTTGCCGGGACGTGGTTCAGCGTGATATTTCAGCGCATCTTCTTTTAACGTAGACATGGCTCCTCCGCCTGCTGGGTTTAATGTGTTGGGGCTAACTGAGTGTGCTGCAATCTTATTGTATGGTCTTGAGTAACTGACCGGGGCGGGGTTCGCCATTCGGAAACAGGCCGTTCAGCACGCGCAAATGCATGGCTGGATTGTTGCTTAAGCGGCTGGAGCGTGCGAGGTTATCGAATGTGTCGCCGGGGCGTGCTGTGAGCAAGCGTACCTGTACAGTTTGTCCATTACCCAGAGGTAGGCGTAAACCTTCGATTTGCTGTAAGTAGGTTTCATGACCTGCATCGCGTGTGCCAGTACCATAGCGCCTCGCCTGTCCGATCAGTTGCTGTAAACGCAGGTCATTGTTGGGATGAGTGGAAAACAGGTCACGATAAGGGTCGGAACTGCCGCCTTTGAATTGATCATAAGCTTGCAGCGTGGCAATCACATTGGCCATGTTGGCTGGATCGTAACCAGCACGGGCGAGGTATTCAGCACCTAAGCCATCTGCGTCCAGTTCTTGGTTACGGCTGTAGTTGCTTAAGCCCAGTTCACCTAGGGTTCCGATAAGTTCTTTATTGCCCAGTTTTTCACTGAGAACGTTGGTGACAATGCCGCCTACCACGCCCCAAGAGGCTTGACTAACGTTATGGCGGGCAGCAACGTGACCGGTTTCATGTCCGAGCACACCCGCGAGTTCTGCTTCGGAATTCAGATAAGCCATCAGGCCAGTGGTGATATAGATGTAGCCACCGGGTAAGGCAAATGCATTGACGGCTGGGTCATCCAGTACCGTAAAGGTAAACCGCAGATTGTTGCGGTGGCTTTGTGCTGCCATTAACTGCCCAATACGATTGACATACGCTTGTAGGGCTGCATTTTGGTAAGCGGGTGTTTTAGCGAGAATTTCTCGGTGTGCTTGTTGCCCTGTCTGAATTTCTTCAGCCTCTGACATCAGGGCGAGTTGATTTTCACCTGAAACCGGGTTGGCAGAACAACCAGCCAGCAGTGTAGCACTGCTAAGGAGGATGCTGGTTACTAAGGTAGTTAGCCGCATATTATCGTTCTCCGTCAAAAACAAAAAAGGCGCTCGTTAGAGCGCCTTTTAATGATGCATGATTCTGGAACAGTCTGCTAGGACTTACTTGCCACCACGTGCATAACGGCTCTTGAACTTGTCTACACGACCAGCCGTGGTGCTAATCGCTTGCTTGCCAGTGTAAAAAGGGTGAGATTGGCTGGAAACCTCCACTTTGACCAATGGGTATTCTTTACCATCTTCCCAGGTGATATTTTCACGGGTGTTGACCGTGGAGCGGGTCAGGAACGCGAAGCCGCTAGTCAGGTCTTGAAAGACGACTTCTCTGTAGTTAGGGTGAATGCCGGGCTTCATGTTGAAATCCTCAAGTTATTCGGGTATATGCGAAAAGCGCAACATCTTAGCGTTATTGAATCGAAAGTTCAATCTCGGCTTGCACATTCACTTGCAGGTTTTGTTTACCGCCTTCCAATGAGGGTGGTGCGGGGGCAGCATCGAGTGCCATTGCTGCCATCCGATACATCGGTGCTTGTGGTGATTCGCTTCCCAGTGCTTGCACCTCTAGGCGCACGATGCGGTATTCTGCTCGCTCCATACCGTCTTTGATCTGGTCAGCCCTTTCCTTGAAATTTTTCAGGGCTTGGTCGATCAGGGTTTTTTCAGTTTCGGTTTTGACTTCAGGGGAAACACTGTAGTGAATACCCTCGATACGCAATTTTTCCTGCAATTTACCCAGCAGGCCACTGAGAATTTTACTGTCCTTGCTTTTTAACTGGATGTTTTGACGTACTTGCCAGCCCGTGACCCGCCCATCAGTGTACACGGGGTTGGTGGTGTAGTTTAGGGTACTGCTTGCTACCGCCGTTTCCTGTTTGGCGAGGTCTAGCGCCCAAGTGATCGTTTGATTAATACTATCAGCCATCGCTGCGGTGTCTTGCCCTTGCTGCTCGGCGTAAAGTATCGCGGTCAGCATATCATTAGGCACTTCTTTTTCCGCCATGACAGCAAAAACCATGCGGTCGTAAACCGGGGGGGGGTCAGCAATAACGTTATTGCTGAGTGCAGAGAGTGAAAGTAAAACCGCAGCAACTAGCTGTTTCATTAGAAATTATCCGTTGACGTGAATAGACCAACACGTAAGTCCTTGGCGGTGTAAATTTCACGCCCATCCACTTCCATGCTGCCATTACCAATGCCCATCACCAGTTTGCGGGTGATGACGCGGGTTAATTCAATTTTATAGGTTACTTTCTTGGCTTTTGGGAGTACTTGACCGAAGAATTTTACCTCACCTACACCCAGTGCCCGCCCATGACCGGGGTTGCCAAGCCAAGCCAGGTAAAAACCGATGATTTGCCACATGGCATCCAGACCTAAGCAACCGGGCATAACCGGGTCGCCGGGGAAATGGCAATCAAAAAACCACAATTCAGGGGTAATATCCAGTTCTGCCAGAATGTGACCTTTGCCGTGTGCGCCACCGTTATCGCTGATTTCGACGATACGATCCATCATTAGCATATTGGGGATGGGTAATTGCGCATTACCAGGGCCGAACATTTCGCCACGACCACATTGCAGGAGTTCTTCACGGGTAAAACTGGATTGTCTGGACATAGTGCAAGCTCAAGAGTGTCATAAAACAACCGATTGTAACGGAATCTGTCTCAGAAAGCATAATCAGCAACCAAGCCCATGAAAATCGCCATACCCAGCCAATGGTTGTTGAGGAAGGCTTGTAAACTGGGTTGTGGTTCTCGGTGACGAATCAACCACTGTTGGTAAACTGAGAGTCCGCAAGCGACTAACCAGCCTAGCCAATACCACAGGCCGAGTTCCGCTAGAATACCCACTACCATGAGCAATAACAGGGTCAATAGTTGCAAGATGCCGATGATCAAACGGTCATGCTCGCCAAACAGAATGGCGCTGGACTTAACCCCGATTTTCACATCATCTTCACGGTCACACATGGCGTACATGGTGTCATAGGCAGTTGTCCATAGTACCGCAGCCAAAAATAACAGCCAGGCAACCAAGGGCGGCATTGCGCCGGTGATGGCAGTAAAGGCCATGGGAATTGCCCAAGCAAACGCAGCGCCCAAATGCACTTGCGGTAAATGGTGAAAGCGTTTCATAAAGGGGTAAGTCGCGGCCAGCAACACAGCAACCACTGACAGTGCGATAGTCAACCCATTAAGCAATAAAGCCAGTGCGAAAGCCAGTAAGCTTAATACGGTAAAAACGCCTAATGCTTCATTGGGTGAAAGATGTCCGGCAGCAAGCGGGCGGGTTTTGGTACGGGCAA contains:
- a CDS encoding uroporphyrinogen-III C-methyltransferase — translated: MIDKAATHEADNETLHTAVDAVDHLGNDVGYAAPKKSTGARFAVFVSILALSFTAIGIAAGYKHWQRMNDKARGNEAEIAALREQLQSVPTSDALNTLRQDLDAKATQALSNNDRALQEMARLQNQTRQFADTVASQVEQVTFLQAKMQQSATPASANEWQITEVEFLLQLAGRQLHLAQDVRTAISALKEADTLLAKAGSVNYLTVRQQIARDISALEAVPVPDIVGVSQRINALMLGLKPLPALSSTPVAGESVALTGATEADVTGNSLWADYKRKALETLNEAIVIREHDKPLQMQLDADARLHLFQLLQLRLENLRLLVLQRDHVGFRAQLGLIQETLSEYYPPDQAKPVLAELDDIGKLELQPVLPDISASLKQLESARHAEASRVIQEAESNNAETKKVETGDAEAGKAAKPAKTTDKAKSEGGKRE
- a CDS encoding heme biosynthesis HemY N-terminal domain-containing protein, encoding MMFYLIVLLILIALIVWMGQVVLSHPGIATITWGVWSFEMKTATLAALVLLACVGFYLLVSLLRHGFGMRRSFSRFRAARLGSKANRALTQGLIQLTEGHWDKAEKLLVDHAPYSDTPLLNYLAAARAAHMREAYERRDELLKQAIESDSKANVAVGVSQAEMQFGSGQLEQAHATLVRLRDLSPKHPYVLKLLAKVLYRQENWDALLGLLPDLAKQNLLKNDDMSKVQGATLKAMFQHYAKAGQTDKLQAMWKKLPAPIRENHEAILLYAKALHSAGDDLACNSFISSILNKRWDDGLADLFGRTQHHSLGNTIQQAEKWQLSQPENNPALLLLLARLYNQQKLWGMAKSYYEASLNQAPNTEGYLELAELLETMKEPENAQRCYRMGLRYCIRSDGEKLNLTPTQRPQVNPQTPPALTPYNGL
- a CDS encoding malic enzyme-like NAD(P)-binding protein, coding for MSTLKEDALKYHAEPRPGKIATHITKPTATQRDLALAYSPGVAEPVREIHKDPEAAYRYTGKGNLVAVISDGSAVLGLGNVGALAGKPVMEGKGLLFKRFADIDVFDIEVATQDVEEFITVVRNIAGTFGGINLEDISAPRCFEIEKRLQAMLDIPVFHDDQHGTAVIIAAGLMNALELQGKTLAEVNIVCVGAGAAGIASMNLLAALGANKQKLLMVDSKGVLHTGRTDLNTFKRDYAVDTDKHTLADACQGADVFIGLSGPDIMSIEMLNSMAANPIVFALSNPDPEINPNVALALRSDLIMATGRSDHPNQINNVLGFPFLFRGALDVRARCINIDMLKAAVYTLAALAREPVPQDVLDAYGLASLTFGKDYIIPKPFDLRLRERVPTAVAQAAIDSGVARLPL
- a CDS encoding M48 family metalloprotease, with the protein product MRLTTLVTSILLSSATLLAGCSANPVSGENQLALMSEAEEIQTGQQAHREILAKTPAYQNAALQAYVNRIGQLMAAQSHRNNLRFTFTVLDDPAVNAFALPGGYIYITTGLMAYLNSEAELAGVLGHETGHVAARHNVSQASWGVVGGIVTNVLSEKLGNKELIGTLGELGLSNYSRNQELDADGLGAEYLARAGYDPANMANVIATLQAYDQFKGGSSDPYRDLFSTHPNNDLRLQQLIGQARRYGTGTRDAGHETYLQQIEGLRLPLGNGQTVQVRLLTARPGDTFDNLARSSRLSNNPAMHLRVLNGLFPNGEPRPGQLLKTIQ
- a CDS encoding type B 50S ribosomal protein L31; its protein translation is MKPGIHPNYREVVFQDLTSGFAFLTRSTVNTRENITWEDGKEYPLVKVEVSSQSHPFYTGKQAISTTAGRVDKFKSRYARGGK
- a CDS encoding SIMPL domain-containing protein (The SIMPL domain is named for its presence in mouse protein SIMPL (signalling molecule that associates with mouse pelle-like kinase). Bacterial member BP26, from Brucella, was shown to assemble into a channel-like structure, while YggE from E. coli has been associated with resistance to oxidative stress.), producing MKQLVAAVLLSLSALSNNVIADPPPVYDRMVFAVMAEKEVPNDMLTAILYAEQQGQDTAAMADSINQTITWALDLAKQETAVASSTLNYTTNPVYTDGRVTGWQVRQNIQLKSKDSKILSGLLGKLQEKLRIEGIHYSVSPEVKTETEKTLIDQALKNFKERADQIKDGMERAEYRIVRLEVQALGSESPQAPMYRMAAMALDAAPAPPSLEGGKQNLQVNVQAEIELSIQ
- the fabA gene encoding 3-hydroxyacyl-[acyl-carrier-protein] dehydratase FabA is translated as MSRQSSFTREELLQCGRGEMFGPGNAQLPIPNMLMMDRIVEISDNGGAHGKGHILAELDITPELWFFDCHFPGDPVMPGCLGLDAMWQIIGFYLAWLGNPGHGRALGVGEVKFFGQVLPKAKKVTYKIELTRVITRKLVMGIGNGSMEVDGREIYTAKDLRVGLFTSTDNF
- the ubiA gene encoding 4-hydroxybenzoate octaprenyltransferase, which codes for MMTKLRHYAHLVRLDRPIGIYLLLWPTLWALWIAAEGVPNLVILLVFIAGVVLMRSAGCAINDYADRDVDPHVARTKTRPLAAGHLSPNEALGVFTVLSLLAFALALLLNGLTIALSVVAVLLAATYPFMKRFHHLPQVHLGAAFAWAIPMAFTAITGAMPPLVAWLLFLAAVLWTTAYDTMYAMCDREDDVKIGVKSSAILFGEHDRLIIGILQLLTLLLLMVVGILAELGLWYWLGWLVACGLSVYQQWLIRHREPQPSLQAFLNNHWLGMAIFMGLVADYAF